The Streptomyces sp. RKAG293 genome includes a region encoding these proteins:
- a CDS encoding alkaline phosphatase — MVISPTMGASATAPSAQARTQAKNVIFINGDGMGAAAREAARLHLAGLDGQLAMDKLTASGQLTTTPHDPKSVVTDSAAAATAWATGEKTYNGAISVDVDGNPLATLGQQAKAAGKSTGLVTTAQVTDASPAAFFANTANRSAQDEIARQYLDVSKPDVILGGGEDWWLPKGTPGAFQDKPAEDPTEGSLGTKGNLINKAQRAGYTYVSSAKQLDKAKGGKLLGLFSNEEMFQQRPEGQGDVYSPVVDLATMTTKALTTLDKNRKGFFLFVEEEGTDEFAHANNGARLLQSMQQLEKTVAVARAYVATHPDTLLVVTGDHETGGLAVEENDPNDESGTAISAEDGPFTIAGSSRTFTLDWTTSGHTSVDVPVTASGPLSDRFSGKHPNTYVHDVLAQVLAPRR, encoded by the coding sequence ATGGTGATCAGCCCGACGATGGGTGCCTCCGCCACCGCGCCGAGCGCGCAGGCGAGGACCCAGGCGAAGAACGTCATCTTCATCAACGGTGACGGCATGGGGGCCGCGGCCCGCGAGGCGGCCCGGCTGCACCTGGCCGGCCTGGACGGGCAGCTGGCGATGGACAAGCTCACCGCGTCCGGTCAGCTGACCACCACGCCGCACGACCCGAAGTCCGTGGTGACGGACTCCGCGGCGGCCGCGACGGCGTGGGCCACCGGGGAGAAGACGTACAACGGCGCGATCAGCGTCGACGTCGACGGCAACCCGCTGGCGACGCTGGGCCAGCAGGCCAAGGCGGCCGGAAAGTCCACCGGTCTGGTCACCACCGCACAGGTCACGGACGCTTCCCCGGCCGCGTTCTTCGCCAACACCGCGAACCGGTCGGCGCAGGACGAGATCGCCCGCCAGTACCTCGACGTCAGCAAGCCGGACGTCATCCTCGGCGGCGGCGAGGACTGGTGGCTGCCCAAGGGCACCCCCGGCGCGTTCCAGGACAAGCCCGCCGAGGACCCGACCGAGGGCAGCCTCGGCACCAAGGGCAACCTCATCAACAAGGCCCAGCGGGCCGGCTACACGTACGTCTCCAGCGCCAAGCAGCTGGACAAGGCCAAGGGCGGCAAGCTCCTCGGCCTGTTCAGCAACGAGGAGATGTTCCAGCAGCGGCCCGAGGGCCAGGGCGATGTCTACAGCCCGGTGGTCGATCTCGCGACCATGACCACCAAGGCCCTGACGACGCTGGACAAGAACAGGAAGGGCTTCTTCCTGTTCGTCGAGGAAGAGGGCACCGACGAGTTCGCGCACGCCAACAACGGTGCCCGTCTCCTGCAGTCGATGCAGCAGCTGGAGAAGACGGTCGCGGTCGCCCGCGCCTACGTCGCCACCCACCCCGACACCCTGCTGGTCGTCACCGGTGACCACGAGACCGGTGGTCTGGCGGTGGAGGAGAACGACCCCAACGACGAGTCCGGAACCGCCATCTCCGCGGAGGACGGCCCGTTCACCATCGCGGGCAGCAGCAGGACGTTCACCCTGGACTGGACGACGTCGGGTCACACCAGCGTGGACGTGCCGGTGACGGCCAGCGGTCCGCTGTCCGACCGCTTCTCCGGCAAGCACCCCAACACCTACGTGCACGACGTGCTCGCCCAGGTGCTGGCACCCCGCCGCTGA
- a CDS encoding TetR/AcrR family transcriptional regulator, producing MAPPTLRERRRAAATQEILDAAEHHITEHGPAALSLRAVARSLGMTVQALYHYFPSRDALVTVLVTKAYDDLADAVQAAVDTVADDSALPRLVVAAEGYRRWAIAHPERFQLLYGTPLRDYAAPTDGPTTQATRRMSSIFEREMFAGFTAAQLAAADAPALSPSLRTYLEQLPHYGLGYLPPPATALLLSAWGHLHGLVVLEVFGHTAFLGDQQAEIFRMAMRNLLEDVHRRIP from the coding sequence ATGGCCCCGCCAACCCTGCGCGAGCGCCGCCGGGCCGCCGCCACCCAGGAGATCCTGGACGCCGCGGAGCATCACATCACCGAACACGGACCCGCGGCCCTGTCCCTGCGAGCGGTCGCCCGCAGCCTCGGCATGACGGTGCAGGCGCTCTACCACTACTTTCCGAGCCGGGACGCTCTCGTCACGGTGCTCGTCACCAAGGCGTACGACGACCTGGCCGATGCCGTGCAGGCTGCCGTCGACACCGTGGCGGACGACTCGGCTCTGCCGCGCCTGGTGGTCGCCGCCGAGGGCTACCGCCGGTGGGCCATCGCCCATCCCGAGCGCTTCCAACTCCTGTACGGAACGCCGCTGCGGGACTACGCGGCACCCACCGACGGCCCGACCACCCAGGCGACGCGCCGGATGAGCTCGATCTTCGAGCGCGAGATGTTCGCGGGTTTCACCGCAGCGCAACTCGCCGCGGCCGACGCCCCCGCGCTCTCGCCCTCACTGCGCACGTACCTGGAACAGCTCCCGCACTACGGTCTGGGATACCTGCCGCCCCCCGCGACCGCTCTGCTGCTGAGCGCGTGGGGACATCTGCACGGCCTGGTCGTCCTGGAGGTGTTCGGGCACACCGCGTTCCTGGGCGACCAGCAGGCCGAGATCTTCCGCATGGCCATGCGGAACCTGCTGGAGGACGTCCACCGCCGGATCCCGTGA
- a CDS encoding MMPL family transporter: MFEHIAELAIRRSRLILIVAVVAVALMGVLGTGAFGTLLGGGYDDPASPSTRAGKVIDEKFGGETNLVLLVRASEGRVDTPAAQQSGRALVADLKKNQNLENVISYWDTAGPDLLSKDGREAMVLAHVKGDDTERGENAKSVIDAYTGPYEGALTVQAGGGAAVTSEMGTQSGEDLVLAEGIAVPLTLILLLLVFGSVVSALLPLVIGTIAIVGTFAELYVLGSVTDVSIFAINLTTALGLGLGIDYALLMVSRFREQLAAGAGVDDAVRRTVSTAGRTVAFSAATVAAALGALLVFPQYFLRSFGYAGIGVVAIAALSTLFVMPALFVVLGHRVNSGRLPWAKPGRSDTRAPFWGRLAGTVMRRPALTALPVLAVLLLAASPLLGITFGTPDERVLPDDAASRQVSSVLREKFNGSDDAALHVVIDQPVSKAPLESYAVELSGLKGVVRVETSTGMYAGGRSTATDPGNTALGRPDAQQINVVSSLSPKSGEAQSLVEEVRAVAPPAGTHSLVGGVDAALVDSKASIADRLPLAVALVALTTFLLLFLFTGSVVQPLRALLLNMISLGATLGVMTWIFQDGHLSSLLGFTAQPMEVSMTVLMFCIAFALSMDYEVFVTSRIKELHDLGEDNASAVTNGLGHTGRIVTAAACLLAVSFFAFGTAELSFMQMFGLGSGLAVLIDAVAVRGILVPAAMRLLGRHAWYAPGFLRTFHGRFGLSEGGPVHEPTAELVVESPYTKNSTHV; this comes from the coding sequence GTGTTTGAACACATAGCCGAACTGGCGATTCGCCGGTCCCGGCTGATCCTCATCGTCGCCGTCGTGGCTGTGGCCCTGATGGGTGTCCTGGGCACCGGCGCGTTCGGCACGTTGCTGGGCGGCGGCTACGACGACCCGGCCTCCCCTTCCACCCGGGCCGGGAAGGTCATCGACGAGAAGTTCGGCGGGGAGACGAACCTGGTCCTGCTGGTCCGCGCCTCCGAAGGGCGCGTCGACACCCCGGCCGCCCAGCAGAGCGGCCGCGCCCTGGTGGCCGACCTCAAGAAGAACCAGAACCTGGAGAACGTCATCTCCTACTGGGACACCGCCGGCCCCGACCTCCTGTCCAAGGACGGCCGCGAAGCCATGGTGCTCGCCCATGTGAAGGGTGACGACACGGAGCGGGGGGAGAACGCCAAGAGCGTCATCGACGCCTACACCGGACCGTACGAGGGCGCGCTCACCGTCCAGGCCGGCGGCGGCGCCGCCGTGACCAGCGAGATGGGGACCCAGTCGGGCGAGGATCTCGTCCTGGCCGAGGGCATCGCCGTGCCGCTCACGCTCATACTGCTCCTGCTCGTCTTCGGCAGCGTGGTCTCAGCCCTCCTGCCCCTGGTGATCGGCACCATCGCCATCGTGGGCACGTTCGCGGAGCTCTACGTCCTCGGCAGCGTCACCGACGTCTCCATCTTCGCGATCAATCTGACCACTGCCCTGGGGCTCGGCCTGGGCATCGACTACGCCCTGCTCATGGTCAGCCGCTTCCGGGAGCAACTCGCGGCAGGGGCCGGCGTGGACGACGCCGTCCGGCGGACGGTGAGCACCGCGGGCCGCACGGTGGCGTTCTCCGCCGCCACGGTGGCGGCCGCACTCGGAGCACTCCTGGTGTTCCCCCAGTACTTCCTGCGCTCGTTCGGCTACGCCGGGATCGGCGTCGTCGCCATCGCGGCCCTCAGCACCCTGTTCGTCATGCCGGCCCTGTTCGTCGTCCTGGGCCACCGGGTCAACAGCGGGCGGCTGCCGTGGGCGAAGCCCGGGCGCTCCGACACCCGGGCCCCGTTCTGGGGACGGCTGGCCGGCACCGTCATGCGGCGGCCCGCACTCACCGCACTGCCGGTGCTCGCGGTCCTGCTGCTGGCGGCGAGCCCGCTGCTGGGCATCACCTTCGGCACACCGGATGAACGCGTGCTGCCCGACGACGCCGCGAGCCGCCAGGTCTCGTCGGTCCTGCGGGAGAAGTTCAACGGCAGCGACGACGCGGCCCTCCACGTCGTCATCGACCAACCTGTGAGCAAGGCCCCACTGGAGTCGTACGCGGTCGAACTGTCCGGACTCAAGGGCGTCGTCCGCGTCGAGACCAGCACAGGAATGTACGCCGGCGGACGGTCCACGGCGACCGACCCGGGCAACACCGCCCTCGGCCGCCCCGACGCACAGCAGATCAACGTGGTGAGCAGCCTGTCACCGAAGTCGGGGGAGGCCCAGAGCCTCGTCGAGGAGGTGAGGGCGGTCGCCCCGCCCGCCGGAACACACTCCCTGGTCGGCGGAGTCGACGCCGCACTGGTCGACTCCAAGGCCTCGATCGCCGACCGGCTCCCGCTCGCCGTGGCCCTGGTCGCCCTCACCACCTTCCTCCTGCTGTTCCTGTTCACCGGCAGCGTCGTGCAGCCGCTGCGTGCGCTGCTCCTCAACATGATCAGCCTGGGAGCGACCCTCGGCGTCATGACCTGGATCTTCCAGGACGGCCACCTCTCCTCTCTGCTCGGTTTCACCGCGCAGCCCATGGAGGTGTCCATGACCGTGCTGATGTTCTGCATCGCCTTCGCACTGTCGATGGACTACGAGGTGTTCGTCACCAGCCGCATCAAGGAACTGCACGACCTGGGCGAGGACAACGCGTCCGCCGTGACCAACGGCCTCGGGCACACCGGACGCATCGTCACCGCGGCGGCCTGCCTGCTCGCGGTGAGCTTCTTCGCCTTCGGGACGGCCGAACTCAGCTTCATGCAGATGTTCGGCCTGGGCAGCGGACTGGCCGTGCTCATCGACGCCGTCGCCGTACGCGGCATCCTCGTACCCGCCGCGATGCGGCTGCTCGGCCGCCATGCCTGGTACGCGCCCGGCTTCCTGCGCACGTTCCACGGGCGATTCGGCCTCAGCGAAGGCGGCCCGGTGCATGAGCCCACGGCGGAACTCGTCGTCGAGTCGCCGTACACGAAGAACTCGACGCACGTCTGA
- a CDS encoding DUF6299 family protein, with protein sequence MSLRPVLGAVASASLLLLLNVPTASADPSEVMTVDSTGSLAADGTVTLSGTYRCASGQNPVFVSSSMSQGDTGVRYGIGGSNAVCDHAEHRWTNSATLAPGTVKVGAVRVEATVMELDSSSGLPLPRIHVAQQQDIELVAG encoded by the coding sequence ATGTCCTTGCGCCCCGTTCTCGGCGCCGTCGCCAGTGCCTCGCTCCTGCTACTGCTCAACGTCCCCACGGCATCGGCGGACCCGAGCGAGGTCATGACAGTCGACTCGACCGGAAGCCTCGCAGCCGACGGGACAGTCACCCTCTCCGGCACCTACCGCTGTGCGAGTGGACAGAATCCCGTGTTCGTCTCCTCCTCCATGTCCCAGGGTGACACCGGTGTCCGCTACGGCATCGGCGGCAGCAACGCCGTCTGCGACCATGCGGAGCACCGTTGGACCAACTCCGCGACGCTTGCCCCGGGCACCGTCAAGGTCGGCGCCGTCCGCGTTGAAGCCACCGTGATGGAACTGGACTCCAGCTCAGGCCTCCCGCTGCCGAGGATCCACGTGGCCCAGCAGCAGGACATCGAGCTCGTCGCGGGCTGA
- a CDS encoding GlxA family transcriptional regulator yields the protein MPQPPHRVVVAFPGVELLDVTGPAEVFSVATRVAGPDRPGYAVRIATADGGPVARAGRVGSICAGAHLLAAAGLLDGRPATTHWLTAARPAAEHPRVAVDPDPIFIRSGNDSENSSGNGSGSVWTCAGVTSGMDMALAMVAEDQRQALALTTARMMVMYVKRSGGQSQFSVPLSVQASAGDRIDELRVWIAEHLAEDLSAETLAMRLHLSVRHFSRPFRRRAATTPAAYVESARLEAARRLLEESTRSLPDIAAVEEPSG from the coding sequence ATGCCCCAGCCACCCCACAGAGTCGTCGTCGCCTTCCCCGGCGTCGAGTTGCTGGACGTCACCGGACCTGCCGAGGTGTTCTCGGTCGCCACCCGGGTCGCCGGACCCGACCGACCCGGCTACGCCGTGCGGATCGCGACGGCCGACGGCGGCCCGGTGGCCCGGGCCGGCCGGGTCGGGTCGATCTGCGCGGGTGCGCACCTGCTGGCCGCGGCGGGGCTGCTCGACGGCAGGCCCGCCACGACCCACTGGCTCACCGCCGCCCGACCGGCCGCCGAGCACCCGCGGGTCGCGGTCGACCCCGATCCGATCTTCATCCGATCGGGGAACGACTCCGAGAACAGCTCCGGGAACGGCTCCGGGAGCGTGTGGACCTGTGCCGGTGTCACGTCGGGGATGGACATGGCGCTGGCGATGGTCGCCGAGGACCAGCGTCAGGCGCTCGCGCTGACCACCGCCCGGATGATGGTCATGTATGTGAAACGCTCCGGCGGGCAGAGCCAGTTCAGCGTGCCGCTCTCCGTCCAGGCGTCCGCGGGCGACCGGATCGACGAGCTGCGGGTGTGGATCGCCGAGCACCTGGCTGAGGACCTCTCCGCCGAAACCCTCGCCATGAGACTGCACCTGAGCGTCCGTCACTTCTCCCGGCCGTTCCGCCGGCGCGCCGCCACCACTCCGGCCGCTTACGTGGAGTCCGCCAGGCTGGAGGCCGCCCGCCGGCTGCTGGAGGAAAGCACCCGGAGTCTCCCGGACATCGCCGCAGTGGAGGAGCCGTCCGGATGA
- a CDS encoding SHOCT domain-containing protein, which yields MNQSVNLASDYPLLNLFWTIAVIFLWVLWFMLLFRVIADIFRDHELNGWMKAFWAFFVLILPFLGVFVYLIVRGSGMHERDVHQAKRHQDEFQTYVRAAAGTSSTTDELARLAELKNHGDITDKEFELAKTKLLA from the coding sequence ATGAACCAATCGGTGAACCTGGCATCGGACTATCCGTTGCTGAACCTGTTCTGGACCATAGCGGTCATCTTTCTGTGGGTGCTGTGGTTCATGCTGCTCTTCCGTGTCATCGCGGACATCTTCCGTGACCACGAACTGAACGGCTGGATGAAGGCCTTCTGGGCGTTCTTCGTTCTGATCCTGCCGTTCCTGGGCGTCTTCGTGTACCTGATCGTGCGAGGCAGCGGCATGCACGAGCGAGACGTGCACCAGGCCAAACGCCATCAGGACGAGTTCCAGACCTACGTACGTGCCGCCGCCGGCACCAGCAGCACCACCGACGAGCTCGCCAGGCTCGCCGAACTCAAGAACCACGGCGACATCACGGACAAGGAATTCGAGCTGGCCAAGACCAAACTCCTGGCCTGA
- a CDS encoding MDR family MFS transporter, protein MDQLITEDPTHIGPYRLIARLGAGGMGLVYLGRSEAGRTVAVKVVQAEHAQHPEFRKRFAREVAAARRVGGAWTADVLDADTEAAVPWVATQYIPGPDLHTVVAKDFGPLPEHSVRTLANRLALALQAVHEVGLIHRDLKPSNVLVTVDGPRVIDFGIARAMDSLAGDSLRTRTGMLIGSPGFMSPEQVRGLELTPASDVFCLGAVLVYAATGRLLFGATDTGLNAHLFRIAEEEADLAGVPETLVDLVRACLQKNPAERPALQQIAAQTGADGNGEWLPGPVLAQLGRHAAQLLDYAPATRTAPPAPAPLVPVQPLPPMPVYTPTSPADFRPAPGFGPPPGPYPGAWPAPPVPADVHGPHRRRWWGLVVITLAQLLVLINASYLGMIGPSLMADLQIPHADLGSLYLAYPLAFGGLLFLGGRLADLMGRKRALVIGLAGFAVASALGGAAAGGDMLIWAMALQGVFAALLWPSALSLLATSFADPKERGRAFGVFGVIAGGGSAIGLLVGGWLVTRLDWRLGLYINVLIALVAVIGAATLVHDRPGRTTAGLDVLGAVLGTGGFFALTFGFDKAGTWGWTDPRIGALLVGGVLLLAAFVWWQTQASSPFLPPYVFRDRGRLGAFLTMVLAGMGLVALFLTQTFYLQDVLGYDPFRSGVAFLPTLGAMVIGSTQVSARLLHRVGPRTLMVPGLALVAVGVLLLTRLTLDSTYTAQVLPSMLLSGLGTGMALMPLFAIATAGTTPQDSGVTSATVNTAQQLGGLIGAVGFSGILGSAIVARVRDLSGLPPGVDALARSGRAISQRGLPTSLSKPLAEATMSGYIHTLWWVAGILLLAALVAGLMIPSTAPATGPTPLYGQGGRLGGS, encoded by the coding sequence GTGGACCAGTTGATCACCGAAGACCCGACTCATATCGGCCCGTACCGCCTGATAGCCCGCCTGGGGGCGGGCGGGATGGGCCTGGTCTACCTGGGCCGCTCGGAGGCCGGACGGACCGTGGCCGTGAAGGTGGTACAGGCCGAGCACGCCCAGCACCCCGAATTCCGCAAGCGGTTCGCGCGTGAGGTAGCGGCCGCCCGTCGGGTGGGCGGGGCCTGGACGGCGGACGTGCTCGACGCCGATACCGAGGCGGCCGTGCCCTGGGTGGCGACCCAGTACATCCCGGGGCCCGACCTGCACACCGTGGTCGCCAAGGACTTCGGACCGCTGCCCGAGCACTCGGTCCGCACCCTCGCCAACCGTCTCGCCCTCGCGCTGCAGGCTGTCCACGAGGTGGGCCTGATCCACCGCGACCTGAAGCCGTCCAACGTCCTCGTCACCGTCGACGGCCCCCGCGTCATCGACTTCGGCATCGCCCGGGCGATGGACAGCCTCGCCGGGGACAGCCTGCGCACCCGCACCGGCATGCTGATCGGCTCCCCGGGGTTCATGTCGCCGGAGCAGGTGCGAGGCCTTGAACTCACCCCCGCCAGCGATGTCTTCTGCCTGGGCGCCGTCCTCGTCTACGCCGCGACCGGGCGCCTCCTCTTCGGCGCCACGGACACCGGTCTCAACGCCCATCTCTTCCGGATCGCCGAGGAGGAGGCGGACCTGGCCGGCGTACCGGAGACGCTGGTCGATCTCGTACGCGCCTGTCTGCAGAAGAACCCGGCCGAGCGGCCCGCACTGCAGCAGATCGCCGCGCAGACCGGGGCCGACGGGAACGGCGAATGGCTGCCCGGCCCGGTGCTGGCCCAACTCGGTCGGCACGCCGCCCAGTTGTTGGACTACGCCCCTGCGACGCGGACCGCTCCACCGGCCCCGGCTCCCCTCGTCCCCGTTCAGCCGCTGCCCCCCATGCCCGTGTACACCCCGACGTCCCCGGCGGACTTCCGCCCGGCGCCGGGCTTCGGCCCGCCGCCGGGCCCGTACCCCGGCGCCTGGCCCGCGCCCCCCGTCCCGGCGGACGTCCACGGACCGCATCGCCGGCGCTGGTGGGGTCTGGTGGTGATCACGCTGGCGCAGCTGCTGGTGCTGATCAATGCGTCGTATCTGGGCATGATCGGGCCGTCCCTCATGGCCGATCTGCAGATCCCCCATGCCGACCTTGGTTCGCTGTACCTTGCCTATCCGCTCGCCTTCGGTGGTCTGCTCTTCCTCGGCGGTCGCCTCGCGGATCTCATGGGCCGCAAACGGGCGCTGGTCATCGGTCTGGCCGGCTTCGCGGTGGCCTCCGCGCTCGGCGGCGCGGCCGCGGGCGGCGACATGCTGATCTGGGCCATGGCGCTGCAGGGTGTCTTCGCCGCGCTGCTGTGGCCGTCGGCGCTGTCCCTGCTGGCCACCTCTTTCGCCGACCCGAAGGAGCGCGGCAGGGCCTTCGGGGTCTTCGGCGTCATTGCCGGCGGCGGCTCGGCGATCGGCCTGCTCGTGGGCGGCTGGCTGGTCACGAGACTGGACTGGCGCCTCGGCCTGTACATCAACGTCCTGATCGCATTGGTCGCCGTGATCGGCGCGGCCACCCTGGTGCACGACCGTCCGGGCCGCACCACGGCGGGCCTGGACGTGCTCGGCGCGGTGCTCGGCACCGGCGGGTTCTTCGCCCTCACCTTCGGCTTCGACAAGGCGGGGACGTGGGGCTGGACCGACCCCCGGATCGGGGCCCTGCTGGTGGGTGGCGTCCTGCTGCTCGCGGCCTTCGTGTGGTGGCAGACCCAGGCGTCGAGCCCGTTCCTGCCGCCCTACGTCTTCAGGGACCGGGGCCGCCTCGGCGCCTTCCTCACGATGGTCCTGGCGGGCATGGGCCTTGTCGCGCTGTTCCTGACCCAGACCTTCTACCTCCAGGATGTCCTCGGCTACGATCCGTTCCGTTCCGGTGTGGCCTTCCTTCCGACGCTCGGCGCGATGGTCATCGGTTCCACCCAGGTCTCCGCCCGTCTGCTGCACCGCGTCGGCCCCCGCACCTTGATGGTGCCGGGCCTGGCACTCGTGGCCGTCGGTGTTCTGCTCCTGACGCGCCTCACGCTCGACAGCACCTACACCGCCCAGGTACTGCCGAGCATGCTCCTCAGCGGCCTCGGAACGGGGATGGCGCTGATGCCGCTCTTCGCCATCGCGACGGCCGGCACCACCCCGCAGGACTCCGGTGTGACCTCGGCAACGGTGAACACCGCCCAGCAGTTGGGGGGTCTGATCGGAGCGGTGGGGTTCAGCGGCATCCTCGGCTCGGCCATCGTCGCCCGAGTGCGCGATCTGTCCGGGCTTCCGCCAGGCGTTGACGCGCTTGCCCGGAGCGGGCGCGCCATCAGCCAGCGTGGACTCCCGACGTCGCTGTCGAAGCCGCTCGCCGAAGCGACCATGAGCGGATACATCCACACCCTCTGGTGGGTGGCCGGCATCCTGCTGCTCGCGGCTCTGGTCGCGGGCCTGATGATCCCGTCCACCGCCCCCGCGACCGGGCCGACACCTCTTTACGGCCAGGGCGGCCGCCTCGGAGGTTCATGA